Proteins found in one Parasteatoda tepidariorum isolate YZ-2023 chromosome 7, CAS_Ptep_4.0, whole genome shotgun sequence genomic segment:
- the LOC107448511 gene encoding carcinine transporter has translation MDFEDILLDVGDYGKYQQSLIRYFLIPAALLLPWVSMNIFFMVSVPDHWCNVPELVSSNLSISDQRSLISPPGDKCHMYNLNFTDFLDNGSYVIPENTTTSPCNQGWQYDNTNWDTTASTKWNLVCEDDHYYSFVLSMFNVGSIVGTPIYGMLADKIGRKIAFFIVMFVTAVTSISSVLMNDFIAFLVIKTINGTLMPCAFQLPYIIILEIVGPEMRTRMNGLVNCSWSVGLCLLSLIAYFSRSWIILGLVTSSVTLLFALYWKFLPESPRWLVSQERYEEATDIMMQIAEKNGKTQDRTALTQKLQVIGEKLKHEIIVDGVQNSAVDLIRYPQMRKKFIIITVCWTTNIMAYYGLQINVANLAGNEFVNFFLLSLVEAPGYITCWVFMDKFGRRWCAVVGFLLIGFSCMIPLIDLPYVDVVCSMIGKYFAAGTFMATYQQSSELYPTVVRSLGMGMSSTLASIVTLIVPYVIYLSIYGKAIPFVIIGLCCILCGLLASFLPETLNENLPQSIYEAEEFGRSQKFFSWNRRRSSVSKERRASLGLKSKNIYTVSNETKNQDSNEKTLSDSC, from the exons ATGGATTTTGAGGACATCTTGTTGGATGTGGGTGATTATGGAAAGTACCAACAAAGCCtcatcagatattttttaatacctgCTGCATTGCTGCTACCATGGGTTagtatgaatatatttttcatggtCTCCGTGCCTGATCATTGGTGTAATGTGCCAGAACTTGTTTCATCTAATTTAAGTATTTCTGATCAAAGATCTCTTATTAGTCCACCTGGAGATAAATGCCATATgtacaatttaaactttaccGACTTTTTGGACAACGGGAGTTATGTTATTCCAGAAAATACTACTACCAGCCCCTGCAATCAAGGCTGGCAATATGATAACACTAACTGGGACACCACAGCGTCGACAAAA TGGAACTTGGTTTGTGAGGATGATCACTATTATAGTTTTGTCTTGAGTATGTTCAATGTTGGAAGCATTGTAGGAACACCTATATATGGAATGTTAGCCGACAA aatcgGAAGGAAAATAGCTTTTTTCATAGTAATGTTTGTCACGGCAGTCACCTCTATATCTTCAGTTCTCATGAATgactttattgcttttttagtAATCAAAACCATTAACGGAACCCTAATGCCGTGTGCTTTTCAGTTGCCGTATATCATAA ttttggaAATAGTCGGACCTGAAATGCGAACAAGAATGAACGGACTAGTGAATTGTTCTTGGTCTGTTGGTCTCTGCCTATTGTCgcttattgcttatttttccaGAAGTTGGATTATATTGGGTTTAGTGACCTCTTCTGTTACCCTTCTTTTCGCACTGTACTGGAA GTTTCTCCCGGAATCACCTCGATGGCTTGTTTCCCAAGAAAGATACGAAGAGGCAACAGACATCATGATGCAAATAGCAGAAAAGAATGGAAAAACACAAGACAGAACTGCACTTACTCAAAAATTACAG gtaattgGTGAAAAATTGAAGCATGAAATTATTGTGGATGGGGTTCAGAACTCAGCAGTTGATCTCATCAGGTATCCCCAGATGCGAAagaagtttataataattactgtttgctg GACAACAAATATAATGGCATACTACGGACTACAAATCAACGTGGCTAATCTTGCTGGTAATGAgtttgttaacttttttctaCTTTCTTTGGTTGAGGCACCCGGATACATAACCTGTTGGGTATTCATGGACAAATTTGGCCGAAGATGGTGCGCTGTTGTTGGATTTCTTCTAATTGGTTTTTCTTGCATGATACCATTAATag ATTTGCCCTACGTTGATGTGGTATGCTCAATGATTGGTAAATACTTTGCCGCTGGGACATTTATGGCTACATATCAGCAGAGTTCGGAGTTGTACCCAACAGTTGTCAGATCTTTAGGAATGGGAATGAGCAGTACACTAGCCTCGATCGTTACTCTTATTGTTCCTTACGTCATCTATTTG aGTATTTACGGCAAAGCTATTCCTTTTGTGATCATTGGATTGTGCTGCATACTCTGTGGTCTTTTGGCATCTTTTCTTCCAGAAActctgaatgaaaatttaccACAAAGTATCTATGAGGCTGAAGAGTTTGGTAGATCTCAGAAATTCTTCTCTTGGAATAG acGACGAAGTTCAGTAAGTAAGGAAAGGAGGGCTTCACTTGgtttgaaatcaaaaaatatttatacagtttCTAATGAAACGAAAAATCAAGATTCCAATGAAAAGACTCTTTCTGATAGTTGTTAA